Part of the Nitrospinota bacterium genome, GGTTTTATTTTCTACAAAAAAAGCCCACGGTCGGTTACGATGAAAGGTGTTAAGGAGATTATTTCAAAACTTCCGCCATTGGTCGATACGGTTGGTGTTTTTGTCAATGAAACATCCGATCGAGTAAATAAAATTGCTGATTACTGCGGGCTTGACATGGTGCAGCTGCATGGCGATGAGTCTCCTGCGTTTTGTCGAAAAATTCGCAGGCGTGTGATCAAAGCCTGTCGTGTTGAAAATTTGCAATCAATCAAGCAGCTGGAGAAATACCCGGTTAGTGGTTTCCTGCTGGATACTTTTTCAGAAAATACCCACGGTGGAACAGG contains:
- a CDS encoding phosphoribosylanthranilate isomerase — translated: MANQQVKVKICGMTQLKDAVYAVEQGADAVGFIFYKKSPRSVTMKGVKEIISKLPPLVDTVGVFVNETSDRVNKIADYCGLDMVQLHGDESPAFCRKIRRRVIKACRVENLQSIKQLEKYPVSGFLLDTFSENTHGGTGKTFDWNLALPAKKIGPVILAGGLTPGNVRQALNRVRPYGVDVCSGVEKSPGIKDPEKVRSFMANIRSGSKL